A genomic stretch from Anaerohalosphaeraceae bacterium includes:
- a CDS encoding transcriptional repressor: protein MKTIEERLKEFETLCRSKGLKITPQRLGVFRVLLESKEHPTAEEVYRQVRREMPSISLDTVNRTLNTLLQIGAAFLVEGTGQPKRYDGGLEDHQHFRCLRCGTIIDFQYEPFETIEIPSCLADQCTVLRKSVYFEGICKRCLEQKEQLEEGRSAVCQ from the coding sequence GTGAAAACAATTGAGGAAAGGCTGAAAGAGTTCGAAACCCTCTGCCGGTCAAAAGGGTTAAAAATCACCCCGCAGCGTTTGGGGGTTTTCAGGGTATTGCTCGAATCCAAAGAACACCCGACAGCCGAAGAGGTTTATCGGCAGGTTCGAAGAGAGATGCCGAGCATTTCTCTGGATACGGTTAACCGTACACTCAATACTCTGCTCCAAATCGGGGCGGCTTTTCTGGTTGAAGGCACCGGCCAGCCGAAACGCTATGACGGCGGGCTGGAAGACCACCAGCACTTTCGGTGTCTGCGGTGCGGCACCATCATCGATTTTCAGTATGAACCATTTGAGACAATTGAAATTCCGTCCTGTTTGGCGGATCAATGTACCGTTTTACGAAAAAGCGTTTATTTTGAAGGCATTTGTAAGCGTTGTTTGGAACAAAAGGAACAGTTAGAAGAAGGGAGAAGTGCAGTATGTCAGTAA